A single region of the Sorghum bicolor cultivar BTx623 chromosome 7, Sorghum_bicolor_NCBIv3, whole genome shotgun sequence genome encodes:
- the LOC110437259 gene encoding uncharacterized protein LOC110437259: MTCEVYGEVRHSGNDCPETREDAAYINNGFRQQGGANQAQIAAALPTEYKNNSENVKAVTTRGGKTTRDPPNPNADAGKDKEQQEITKKTQKDVRPEEEEMTPKDPLGYKDTTYLPFPTRNRKQAVDEQFTHFVEMIEKIHVSVPLMDVLHVPSYAKNIKDIINNKRPLPSTETIKLMEECSAAILNRLPEKRKDPGCPTITCSIGTQRFDHALCDLGASVSVMPKVVFDQLNFTQLKPTTMTLQLADSSVRHPTGIAEDVPVQIRGLFVPVDFVVLDMELTKESPLILERPFLSTAGA; the protein is encoded by the exons ATGACGTGCGAGGTCTATGGAGAAGTTCGCCATTCTGGGAATGATTGCCCCGAAACCCGTGAAGACGCTGCCTACATCAACAACGGGTTCCGCCAACAAGGAGGTGCCAACCAAG CTCAGATAGCTGCTGCCCTTCCTActgaatataaaaataattctgAAAATGTAAAAGCGGTGACCACGAGGGGTGGTAAGACTACTCGTGATCCACCGAACCCTAACGCTGATGCAGGGAAGGACAAAGAGCAACAGGAGATAACAaagaaaacccaaaaagatgTCAGACCAGAAGAAGAGGAAATGACACCAAAAGACCCATTGGGGTACAAGGACACCACGTACCTGCCATTTCCCACAAGAAATAGAAAACAAGCTGTGGATGAACAATTCACTCACTTTGTTGAGATGATCGAGAAGATACATGTAAGCGTTCCTTTGATGGACGTTCTACATGTACCTTCTTATGCCAAGAACATCAAGGATATCATCAACAACAAGCGCCCACTGCCATCCACTGAAACAATTAAGCTGATGGAAGAGTGTAGCGCTGCTATACTCAACCGTCTCCCAGAGAAGAGGAAGGACCCGGGGTGCCCTACAATCACATGCTCAATCGGAACTCAGCGCTTTGATCATGCGCTATGTGATTTAGGTGCAAGCGTAAGTGTGATGCCTAAAGTTGTCTTTgaccagctcaacttcactcaaCTCAAGCCAACCACGATGACTCTCCAACTGGCCGACTCATCGGTCAGGCATCCAACGGGAATAGCCGAAGATGTACCAGTACAAATCAGAGGACTGTTTGTTCCCGTGGACTTTGTGGTGCTTGATATGGAGTTAACCAAGGAATCACCATTGATCCTTGAGAGACCCTTCTTGAGCACCGCAGGAGCATAG